One Paenisporosarcina sp. FSL H8-0542 genomic region harbors:
- a CDS encoding acyl-CoA dehydrogenase — MELKFTEEQLMMRNMVRDFAKTEIEPFIERMEQGEFPREVLNKMAELGLMGITIPEQYGGSEMDFTSYIIAIHELSKVSAVVGVILSVHTSVGTNPILYFGNEEQKQKYIPKLAAGEYLGAFCLTEPSAGSDVGSMKTKAVKDGEHYKINGSKVFITNGGEADVYIVFASTDATQGSRGISAFIVDKDTPGLIIGKDEHKMGLHGSRTVQLTFEDMRVPVENLLGQEGEGFKIALANLDVGRIGIAAQALGIAEAAYEAAVGYAKERVQFGKPIAAQQGVGFKIADMATAVEASKLLVYRAADLRSRGINCGKEASMAKLFASKTAVETSIEAVQVFGGYGYTEDYPVERYFRDAKVTEIYEGTSEIQRLVIGKHLLK; from the coding sequence ATGGAATTGAAATTTACAGAAGAACAATTAATGATGCGCAATATGGTACGTGACTTTGCAAAAACGGAAATTGAACCATTCATTGAAAGAATGGAACAAGGTGAATTTCCACGTGAAGTTTTAAATAAAATGGCGGAGTTAGGCTTGATGGGAATCACCATTCCAGAGCAGTACGGTGGATCTGAAATGGACTTCACAAGCTACATAATTGCGATTCATGAATTATCAAAAGTGAGTGCTGTAGTTGGCGTTATCTTATCAGTACATACATCTGTTGGGACGAATCCGATTTTGTATTTCGGAAACGAAGAGCAAAAACAAAAGTATATTCCGAAATTAGCGGCTGGAGAATATTTAGGAGCATTTTGCTTAACTGAACCATCAGCAGGATCAGACGTAGGCTCTATGAAAACAAAAGCAGTTAAAGACGGGGAACATTATAAAATTAACGGTTCAAAAGTTTTCATCACAAACGGTGGAGAAGCTGACGTTTATATTGTGTTTGCTTCAACGGATGCGACGCAAGGTTCGAGAGGGATATCTGCTTTCATCGTCGATAAAGACACACCGGGCTTGATTATCGGTAAAGATGAACACAAAATGGGCTTGCACGGTTCACGTACAGTTCAGCTAACATTTGAAGATATGAGAGTTCCGGTTGAAAACTTATTAGGTCAAGAAGGCGAAGGCTTTAAAATTGCCTTGGCAAACTTGGATGTTGGTCGAATCGGAATTGCAGCACAGGCTTTAGGAATTGCGGAAGCAGCATACGAGGCTGCAGTTGGATATGCAAAAGAGCGCGTTCAATTTGGTAAACCGATTGCAGCACAACAAGGTGTAGGCTTTAAAATCGCGGACATGGCTACAGCTGTCGAAGCATCTAAATTATTGGTTTATCGCGCGGCAGATTTACGTTCACGCGGCATAAATTGTGGAAAAGAAGCGTCAATGGCAAAACTATTCGCTTCTAAAACCGCAGTGGAAACATCCATCGAAGCAGTTCAAGTATTTGGTGGTTATGGCTACACAGAAGACTATCCAGTAGAACGCTATTTCCGTGACGCGAAAGTTACCGAAATTTACGAAGGCACATCTGAAATCCAGCGACTAGTAATCGGGAAACACTTACTGAAATAA
- a CDS encoding heterodisulfide reductase-related iron-sulfur binding cluster has protein sequence MNPLLIANWFLFLVVTAYAVGLFTYLLKTRYEYIKLGKKEEFEDNFKERMRKIMVNVFGQKKLLKDKKSGIIHVMFFYGFLLVQFGAIDFIWKGLKPGSHLPLGPLYPAFTFFQEVVTLMILVAVVWAFYRRYIEKLVRLKRGWKSGLVLIFIGGLMVSVLVGNGMGMIWHDHAATWAEPVASSIATIFGFLPETAAITIFYIMWWVHLLFLLTFLVYVPQSKHFHLITGPANTYFNRTDNVGKLRPINFEEAEDEESEEEASFGVGKIQDLSQKQLIDLYACVECGRCTNMCPATGTGKMLSPMDLITKLRNHLTNTGAVLTQQKPWVPAMAFANTQGNQLAVAARVDGAVIEDIYNPALIGDVITEEELWACTTCRNCEDQCPVMIEHVSHIIDLRRYLVMTEGRMDGDAQRAMTNIERQGNPWGLNRKEKENWRDARPDVHIPTVKEVSKAGEEFEYLFWVGSMGSFDNRSQKIALAFARLMNEAGVKFAILGNKEKNSGDTPRRLGNEFLFQELAGSNISEFEKAGVTKIVTIDPHAYNIFKNEYPDFGWNGEVLHHTEMLFDLVQQGRLKPQHTINETITFHDSCYLGRYNDVYDPPREILRAIPGVKLVEMERNRETGMCCGAGGGMMWMEEHVGNRVNVARTEQALAVNPTMISSGCPYCLTMLSDGTKAKEVEETVGTYDIAELLERSVLGDYMPPVEVEEEEPILQ, from the coding sequence ATGAACCCGTTATTAATTGCAAACTGGTTTTTATTCTTAGTTGTAACCGCTTACGCAGTTGGTCTTTTTACTTATTTGCTGAAGACACGCTATGAATACATCAAACTCGGCAAGAAAGAGGAGTTTGAAGATAACTTCAAAGAGCGTATGCGAAAAATTATGGTCAATGTATTTGGTCAAAAGAAATTATTGAAGGATAAGAAAAGCGGAATCATCCATGTGATGTTCTTCTACGGATTTCTTCTTGTACAATTTGGGGCAATCGATTTCATCTGGAAAGGCTTGAAGCCTGGGTCACATTTACCTTTAGGGCCATTGTATCCTGCATTCACATTCTTCCAGGAAGTCGTCACACTGATGATTCTTGTTGCGGTCGTGTGGGCATTCTACCGTCGCTACATAGAAAAATTGGTGCGTTTGAAACGTGGATGGAAATCAGGACTAGTTCTTATATTCATCGGCGGTTTGATGGTTTCCGTATTAGTCGGAAACGGCATGGGAATGATCTGGCATGATCACGCAGCGACATGGGCGGAGCCAGTTGCATCTTCTATCGCAACGATTTTTGGATTCCTGCCTGAAACAGCAGCCATTACGATTTTCTATATCATGTGGTGGGTTCATTTGCTATTCCTGCTTACATTCTTAGTGTACGTGCCTCAATCGAAGCATTTCCACTTGATTACAGGACCTGCAAATACGTACTTCAACCGTACGGATAACGTCGGAAAACTTCGTCCAATTAATTTTGAAGAAGCTGAAGATGAAGAATCGGAAGAAGAAGCGTCATTCGGTGTTGGTAAAATTCAAGATTTATCACAAAAGCAATTGATCGACTTATATGCTTGTGTAGAATGTGGACGTTGTACGAATATGTGTCCAGCTACAGGAACAGGCAAAATGCTGTCACCGATGGACTTAATTACAAAACTACGTAACCATTTAACAAATACAGGTGCTGTATTGACGCAACAAAAACCATGGGTTCCTGCAATGGCCTTCGCCAATACGCAAGGAAATCAATTGGCAGTGGCAGCTCGTGTGGATGGAGCAGTCATCGAAGATATTTATAACCCAGCATTAATCGGGGACGTTATTACAGAAGAAGAGCTTTGGGCGTGTACTACTTGTCGTAACTGTGAAGACCAATGTCCAGTAATGATCGAACACGTATCCCACATCATCGACCTTCGCCGTTACTTAGTCATGACAGAAGGACGTATGGACGGAGATGCTCAACGTGCGATGACAAACATCGAACGCCAAGGAAATCCTTGGGGGCTTAACCGTAAAGAAAAAGAAAACTGGCGTGACGCACGTCCAGACGTGCACATTCCAACAGTGAAAGAAGTTTCTAAAGCTGGTGAAGAATTTGAATACTTGTTCTGGGTGGGCTCGATGGGTTCATTTGACAACCGTTCACAAAAAATCGCCTTGGCCTTCGCTCGTTTAATGAACGAAGCAGGCGTGAAATTCGCTATTCTAGGAAACAAAGAAAAGAACTCTGGCGATACACCACGTCGTTTAGGAAATGAATTCCTATTCCAGGAACTTGCCGGATCAAATATTTCCGAGTTCGAAAAAGCAGGCGTAACGAAGATTGTCACAATCGATCCGCATGCATACAATATCTTTAAAAACGAATACCCAGACTTCGGATGGAATGGAGAAGTCCTTCACCATACCGAAATGCTGTTTGACCTTGTACAACAAGGTCGCTTGAAACCGCAGCATACAATCAATGAAACCATCACGTTCCATGATTCATGTTACTTAGGACGTTACAACGACGTATACGATCCACCACGTGAAATCCTGCGAGCAATCCCAGGCGTCAAACTTGTGGAAATGGAACGTAACCGCGAAACAGGCATGTGCTGTGGAGCTGGAGGCGGCATGATGTGGATGGAAGAACATGTAGGGAACCGTGTGAACGTAGCACGTACAGAGCAAGCACTTGCCGTCAACCCAACCATGATTTCATCCGGATGTCCTTACTGCTTAACAATGCTATCCGATGGAACGAAAGCTAAAGAAGTAGAAGAAACAGTAGGCACATACGACATCGCAGAATTACTAGAACGTTCTGTACTCGGAGACTACATGCCTCCAGTAGAAGTGGAAGAAGAAGAACCAATCCTTCAATAG
- a CDS encoding acetyl-CoA C-acetyltransferase, translating into MTKTVILDGARTAFGKMGGALSSLTASDLGGVAIKEALNRAGVAPESVDEVIMGTVLQAGQGQIPSRQAATKAGLPWSVKTETINKVCASGMRAVTLADQLIRLGEEETIVAGGMESMSNAPYYLPKGRFGLRMGDAQMIDGMIYDGLSCSFNPKRVHMGTYGNTTAEQFALSREAQDAWSFRSHDLALKAIDNGTFAEEITPVEVPQRKGDTLKIEQDEAPRRDTSVESLSKLRPVFGKEGSITAGNAPGVNDGAAALVLMSEDKAKAEGKTPLAYVIGHAEVAIEPENFPQTPGLVINAILEKTGKTLEDIDLFEINEAFAAVALASAQIANLDETKVNVNGGAVALGHPIGASGARIILTLAYELKRRGGGIGIAAICSGGGQGDAIMIEVPKA; encoded by the coding sequence ATGACAAAAACAGTTATTTTAGATGGCGCACGTACAGCATTCGGGAAAATGGGAGGTGCACTCTCTTCACTTACTGCAAGCGATTTAGGTGGAGTAGCCATCAAAGAAGCATTGAACCGTGCAGGCGTTGCACCAGAATCAGTGGATGAAGTCATCATGGGTACGGTTTTGCAAGCTGGGCAAGGGCAAATTCCTTCTCGTCAGGCAGCTACAAAAGCAGGCCTTCCTTGGAGCGTTAAAACAGAAACAATCAACAAAGTGTGTGCATCAGGTATGCGCGCAGTAACGTTAGCAGATCAATTAATCCGTTTAGGTGAAGAAGAAACAATCGTTGCAGGCGGCATGGAATCCATGTCAAACGCTCCGTATTATTTGCCTAAAGGTCGATTCGGGTTACGCATGGGCGATGCACAAATGATAGACGGCATGATTTATGACGGACTTTCATGTTCATTCAACCCGAAACGTGTACACATGGGCACCTACGGCAATACAACAGCTGAGCAATTCGCGTTGTCTCGCGAAGCGCAAGATGCATGGTCATTCCGCAGTCATGATTTAGCGTTGAAAGCAATCGACAACGGAACCTTCGCTGAAGAAATTACGCCAGTGGAAGTTCCACAACGTAAAGGTGACACATTGAAAATTGAACAAGACGAAGCACCCCGTCGTGATACATCAGTCGAATCTTTATCAAAATTAAGACCGGTATTTGGCAAAGAGGGTAGCATCACAGCAGGTAACGCACCTGGTGTAAATGATGGAGCTGCGGCACTTGTGTTGATGAGCGAAGATAAAGCGAAGGCAGAAGGCAAGACACCTCTTGCTTATGTCATCGGTCACGCGGAAGTTGCAATTGAGCCAGAAAACTTCCCACAAACACCGGGTCTTGTTATCAATGCAATCTTAGAAAAAACAGGCAAAACATTAGAAGACATCGACTTGTTCGAAATCAACGAAGCATTTGCAGCAGTAGCTTTGGCATCTGCACAAATCGCGAACCTGGATGAAACGAAAGTCAATGTAAATGGTGGAGCAGTAGCACTTGGACACCCAATCGGAGCGAGTGGAGCTCGTATTATCTTAACTTTGGCTTACGAGTTGAAACGCCGCGGTGGCGGAATCGGAATCGCAGCTATCTGTTCTGGTGGCGGTCAAGGCGATGCCATCATGATTGAAGTGCCTAAAGCTTAA
- a CDS encoding 3-hydroxybutyryl-CoA dehydrogenase produces the protein MTIQKVLVIGAGQMGSGIAQVCAQAGFDVKLNDMKEEFFQRGLMTITKNLSRNVEKGRMTEGEKEQVLSRITKSLDLNDASDVDLVIEAAVENMEIKQKIFKQLDEITPKHTILASNTSSLPITEIAAATNRPAQVIGMHFMNPVPVMKLVEIIRGLATTDEVYTSIEEMTKKLNKVPVEVNDFPGFVSNRILMPMINEAIYTLYEGVATKEAIDDVMKLGMNHPMGPLQLADFIGLDTCLYIMEILHDGFGDSKYRPCPLLRKYVKAGWLGKKTGRGFYEYE, from the coding sequence ATGACAATTCAAAAAGTACTCGTAATCGGAGCAGGTCAAATGGGGTCAGGAATTGCACAAGTGTGTGCACAAGCTGGCTTCGACGTAAAACTGAATGACATGAAAGAAGAATTTTTCCAACGCGGTCTTATGACAATCACGAAAAACTTATCACGCAATGTTGAAAAAGGACGCATGACAGAAGGTGAGAAGGAGCAAGTACTTTCTCGCATCACAAAGTCACTAGACTTAAACGATGCATCGGACGTTGACTTAGTGATTGAAGCGGCAGTCGAAAACATGGAAATCAAACAAAAGATTTTCAAACAACTTGATGAAATTACACCGAAGCATACAATTTTGGCTTCAAATACATCATCTCTACCAATCACGGAAATCGCTGCAGCGACAAACCGTCCGGCACAAGTAATCGGCATGCACTTCATGAATCCGGTACCAGTTATGAAACTGGTTGAAATCATTCGTGGACTTGCAACTACGGACGAAGTTTACACAAGCATCGAAGAAATGACGAAAAAACTTAATAAAGTGCCTGTTGAAGTAAACGACTTCCCAGGATTCGTTTCTAACCGCATTCTTATGCCAATGATCAACGAAGCGATTTATACATTGTACGAAGGTGTGGCTACGAAAGAAGCCATTGACGATGTCATGAAACTTGGAATGAATCATCCAATGGGACCTCTGCAATTAGCTGATTTCATTGGTCTGGATACTTGTTTGTACATTATGGAAATCCTGCATGACGGCTTCGGCGACAGCAAATATCGTCCGTGTCCATTGCTTCGAAAATATGTAAAAGCTGGCTGGTTAGGTAAGAAAACAGGTCGCGGTTTTTACGAGTACGAATAG